The Pirellulimonas nuda genome includes a region encoding these proteins:
- a CDS encoding beta-ketoacyl-[acyl-carrier-protein] synthase family protein has product MPSLTPPITSRVVITGIGLTSPNGNSLAEYRQSLLEGKSGVREYEIRYVGQTLAGVCDFDERRHQDRRDLRRGTRAGSISIYCAREAVENSGLDWENVDRSRVGIYIGVTEHGNVETENEINEIKGYDYDTSVWSHHHNPRTVANNPAGEVTLNLGVTGPHYTIGAACAAGNAGMIQGAQQLRLGECDVAVCGGVSESIHTFGIFAGFASQGALAAHSEPARASRPFDQDRNGIVVAEGGCLYVLERYEDAVARGAKIYGEIAGYAMNSDASDFVLPNPVEQARCIELALGRAGLNADQIDIVSTHATATPSGDIQECTALRQVFGESKTTHINNTKSFIGHAMGAAGALELAGNLPAFDDGVCHPTINVDKLDPACDLPGLAINESRETGGVNAILNNSFGMLGINSVLIVTKV; this is encoded by the coding sequence ATGCCCAGTCTGACGCCCCCCATCACAAGCCGCGTTGTCATCACCGGCATCGGGCTCACGTCGCCCAACGGAAACTCCCTGGCGGAGTACCGGCAGTCGCTGCTGGAAGGCAAGAGCGGGGTGCGTGAGTACGAGATCCGCTACGTCGGCCAGACCCTGGCCGGGGTGTGCGACTTCGACGAACGCCGCCACCAGGACCGCCGCGACCTGCGGCGCGGAACCCGCGCCGGCTCGATCAGCATCTACTGCGCCCGCGAGGCGGTCGAGAACTCGGGGCTCGACTGGGAGAACGTTGACCGCTCGCGCGTCGGCATCTACATCGGCGTGACCGAGCACGGCAACGTCGAGACCGAGAACGAGATCAACGAGATCAAGGGGTACGACTACGACACCTCCGTCTGGTCGCACCACCACAACCCGCGCACCGTGGCCAACAACCCGGCCGGCGAGGTGACGCTGAACCTGGGGGTGACCGGCCCGCACTACACGATCGGGGCGGCCTGCGCGGCGGGCAACGCCGGCATGATCCAGGGCGCCCAGCAGTTGCGCCTGGGCGAGTGCGACGTGGCCGTGTGCGGCGGCGTGTCCGAGAGCATCCACACGTTCGGCATCTTCGCCGGCTTCGCCAGCCAGGGGGCCCTGGCCGCCCACAGCGAGCCGGCCCGCGCCTCGCGCCCGTTCGACCAAGACCGCAACGGCATCGTGGTGGCCGAGGGGGGCTGCCTGTACGTGCTAGAGCGTTACGAAGACGCCGTGGCCCGCGGCGCCAAGATCTACGGCGAGATCGCCGGCTACGCGATGAACAGCGACGCCAGCGACTTCGTGCTCCCCAACCCGGTAGAGCAGGCCCGCTGCATCGAACTGGCGCTCGGCCGGGCGGGGCTCAACGCAGACCAGATCGACATCGTCAGCACCCACGCCACCGCGACCCCCAGCGGCGACATCCAAGAGTGCACCGCGCTGCGGCAGGTGTTCGGCGAGAGCAAGACGACGCACATCAACAACACCAAGAGCTTCATCGGCCACGCGATGGGCGCGGCGGGCGCGCTGGAGCTGGCCGGCAACCTGCCGGCGTTCGACGACGGCGTCTGCCACCCCACGATCAACGTCGACAAACTCGACCCCGCGTGCGACCTGCCGGGCCTGGCAATTAACGAGTCGCGAGAAACAGGCGGCGTAAACGCGATCCTCAACAACTCGTTCGGCATGCTGGGGATCAACTCGGTGCTGATCGTGACCAAGGTTTGA
- a CDS encoding acyl carrier protein — protein MTPQDIREEILDILSDIAPDDDLSELQDDKSFREQMELDSMDFLDIVMELRKRHRIQIPEEDYPNLASMNSTVEYLEPRMKDIQKV, from the coding sequence ATGACCCCCCAAGATATCCGTGAAGAAATCCTCGACATCCTCTCCGACATCGCCCCGGACGACGACCTGTCGGAGTTGCAAGACGACAAGAGCTTCCGCGAGCAGATGGAGCTCGACTCGATGGACTTTCTCGACATCGTGATGGAGCTGCGCAAGCGCCACCGCATCCAGATCCCGGAAGAGGACTACCCCAACCTCGCCAGCATGAACAGCACGGTGGAGTACCTCGAGCCGCGGATGAAGGACATCCAGAAGGTGTGA
- a CDS encoding phytoene desaturase family protein, translated as MYDTLIIGAGMSGLAAGIRLAYYDQKVCIVEKHWTIGGLNSFYRLRGRDYDVGLHALTNITPKGAKKGPLARLLRQLRFSWDDFAIAPQIGSQVVFPGRRLGFDNNPQLLHAEVAREFPQQADAFGRLLDSIVDYDDLTDEHQQLSAREVVGSILTDPVLVEMLFCPLMFYGSAREHDMDWGQFCIMFRSIFLEGLGRPHAGVRLILKNLVKKYRALGGELKLRAGVRNLHVEDGRVVGVELEDGQQIEAARVLSSAGWCETMRMCDDGQPVVGARRPGQLSFCETISTLDVQPKALGYDRTITFFNDHDRFDWSAPQTPCDLRSGVICSPNNFLYEKALDEGVMRVTVLADFGHWSGLDEAAYRREKARWYDRIVDSAVRFVPDYRPRVIETDMFTPTTLVRFTGHENGAIYGAPQKQLDGATHLENLFICGTDQGFVGIVGAIMSGIGMANRHCLTA; from the coding sequence ATGTACGACACCCTCATCATCGGCGCCGGGATGAGCGGGCTGGCGGCCGGCATCCGGCTGGCGTACTACGACCAGAAGGTGTGCATCGTTGAAAAGCACTGGACCATCGGTGGCCTGAACAGCTTCTACCGGCTCCGCGGCCGCGACTACGACGTCGGCCTGCACGCCCTCACCAACATCACGCCCAAGGGCGCCAAGAAGGGGCCGCTGGCCCGCCTGCTGCGGCAGCTCCGCTTCTCGTGGGACGACTTCGCGATCGCCCCGCAGATCGGCTCGCAGGTGGTCTTCCCCGGCCGCAGGCTGGGGTTCGACAACAACCCGCAATTGCTCCACGCCGAGGTGGCCCGCGAGTTCCCCCAACAGGCCGACGCGTTCGGCCGGCTGCTCGACTCGATCGTCGACTACGACGACCTGACCGACGAGCACCAGCAGCTCTCGGCCCGCGAGGTGGTGGGTTCGATCCTTACCGACCCGGTGCTGGTAGAGATGCTCTTCTGCCCGCTGATGTTCTACGGCTCGGCCCGCGAGCACGACATGGACTGGGGCCAGTTCTGCATCATGTTCCGCAGCATCTTCCTCGAGGGGCTCGGCCGGCCCCACGCCGGCGTGCGGCTGATCCTGAAGAACCTGGTGAAGAAGTACCGCGCTCTGGGCGGCGAGCTCAAGCTCCGCGCGGGGGTGCGTAACCTGCACGTCGAGGATGGGCGGGTGGTGGGGGTAGAGCTAGAAGACGGGCAGCAGATCGAGGCCGCCCGCGTGCTCTCCTCCGCCGGGTGGTGCGAGACGATGCGGATGTGCGACGACGGCCAGCCGGTGGTCGGCGCCCGCCGGCCGGGGCAGCTCAGCTTCTGCGAGACCATCTCAACGCTGGACGTCCAGCCGAAGGCGCTGGGCTACGACCGCACCATCACGTTCTTCAACGACCACGACCGCTTTGATTGGTCGGCGCCGCAGACCCCCTGCGACCTCCGCAGCGGCGTGATCTGCAGCCCCAACAACTTCCTCTACGAGAAGGCCCTGGACGAAGGGGTGATGCGGGTCACGGTGCTGGCCGACTTCGGCCACTGGAGCGGGCTAGACGAAGCGGCCTACCGCCGAGAAAAGGCCCGCTGGTACGACCGCATTGTTGATTCCGCGGTGCGGTTTGTGCCGGACTACCGCCCCCGGGTGATCGAGACCGACATGTTCACGCCCACCACGCTGGTGCGGTTCACGGGGCACGAGAACGGGGCCATCTACGGGGCGCCCCAGAAGCAGCTCGACGGCGCCACGCACCTTGAGAACCTGTTCATCTGCGGCACCGACCAGGGGTTTGTCGGCATCGTGGGGGCCATCATGAGCGGCATCGGCATGGCCAACCGGCACTGCCTGACCGCGTAA
- the nagB gene encoding glucosamine-6-phosphate deaminase yields MTAPPLDDRQKIPTQVYRHAAEASRAVAEQIAALIRERASQGRACVLGLATGSTPTGVYAELVRMHQDEGLSFQNVVTFNLDEYFPMQPEGLQSYVRFMREHLFDHVDILAENAHVPDGALDEREVAEYCRQYEAKIAAAGGVDLQLLGVGRTGHIGFNEPGSGKTSRTRLITLDRVTRRDAASDFFGEENVPQRAITMGVGTILDARQVVLMAFGEGKAGIVKQAVEGPISTIVAASFLQEHPNAQFVLDEAAADALTIRREPWLVEGVEWDEAMVRKAVIWLAQKLQKPLLKLTTEDYNEEGLQDLLASHGPAYDLNLRVFRGLQATITGWPGGKPDHAKQPGDRPQPGDHIFPKRVLIFSPHPDDDVISMGGTLIRLVDQGHEVHVAYQTSGNIAVFDDDAARFAEFVGEYNQRFGIDPESSAKLGAQIDESLRGKRPGQVDSDEVQFIKGLIRRTEARAATRCCGVPAERLHFTDMPFYETGRVRKKPLSEEDIQITVDLLREVKPHQVYAAGDLSDPHGTHRVCLTAVLEACRRLADDDWYADCQVWLYRGAWQEWGPHQIEMAVPISPAELLRKRVAIFKHESQKDKALFPGPDPREFWQRAEDRNHGTAILYDKLGLAEYEAIEGFVRWKGESL; encoded by the coding sequence ATGACCGCACCACCACTCGACGACCGCCAGAAGATCCCCACCCAGGTCTACCGCCACGCCGCGGAGGCCAGCCGCGCGGTGGCGGAGCAGATCGCGGCGCTGATCCGCGAACGCGCCTCCCAAGGACGCGCCTGCGTGCTGGGGCTGGCCACCGGCAGCACCCCGACCGGCGTCTACGCAGAACTGGTGCGGATGCACCAAGACGAAGGGCTCAGCTTCCAGAACGTGGTCACGTTCAACCTGGACGAGTACTTCCCGATGCAGCCCGAGGGGCTGCAGAGCTACGTCCGCTTCATGCGGGAGCACCTGTTCGACCACGTAGACATCCTGGCCGAGAACGCCCACGTCCCCGACGGCGCGCTCGACGAGCGCGAGGTCGCCGAGTACTGCCGGCAGTACGAGGCCAAGATCGCGGCCGCCGGGGGAGTCGACCTCCAACTGCTGGGCGTCGGCCGCACCGGCCACATCGGCTTCAACGAGCCCGGCTCCGGAAAGACGAGCCGGACCCGCCTGATCACGCTCGACCGGGTCACCCGCCGCGACGCCGCGAGCGACTTCTTCGGCGAAGAGAACGTCCCGCAGCGGGCCATCACGATGGGCGTGGGCACCATCCTCGACGCGCGTCAGGTGGTGCTGATGGCGTTCGGCGAGGGGAAGGCGGGCATCGTCAAGCAAGCGGTCGAGGGGCCGATCTCTACGATCGTCGCCGCCAGCTTCTTGCAGGAACACCCCAACGCGCAGTTCGTGCTAGACGAGGCCGCGGCCGACGCGCTCACCATCCGCCGCGAGCCGTGGTTGGTCGAAGGGGTCGAGTGGGACGAGGCGATGGTCCGCAAGGCCGTCATCTGGCTCGCCCAGAAGCTCCAGAAGCCGCTGCTGAAGCTCACGACCGAAGACTACAACGAAGAGGGGCTGCAGGACCTGCTCGCCAGCCACGGCCCGGCCTACGACCTGAACCTGCGTGTGTTCCGCGGGCTGCAGGCCACCATCACCGGCTGGCCGGGCGGCAAGCCGGACCACGCCAAGCAGCCGGGCGACCGCCCGCAGCCGGGCGACCACATCTTCCCGAAGCGCGTGCTGATCTTCTCGCCCCACCCAGACGACGACGTGATCAGCATGGGGGGCACCCTGATCCGCTTGGTCGACCAGGGGCACGAGGTGCACGTCGCCTACCAGACCTCGGGCAACATCGCGGTGTTCGACGACGACGCGGCCCGCTTCGCCGAGTTCGTCGGCGAGTACAACCAGCGGTTCGGCATCGACCCGGAGAGCTCCGCCAAGCTGGGCGCCCAGATCGACGAGTCGCTCCGCGGCAAGCGGCCCGGTCAGGTCGACAGCGACGAGGTGCAGTTCATTAAGGGGCTCATCCGCCGCACCGAGGCCCGGGCCGCCACGCGTTGCTGCGGCGTGCCGGCGGAGCGCCTGCACTTTACAGACATGCCCTTCTACGAGACGGGCCGCGTGCGCAAGAAGCCGCTGAGCGAAGAGGACATCCAGATCACGGTCGACCTGCTGCGCGAGGTAAAGCCCCACCAGGTTTACGCCGCGGGCGACCTCTCCGACCCGCACGGCACGCACCGCGTGTGCCTGACGGCGGTGCTCGAGGCGTGCCGGCGCTTGGCGGACGACGACTGGTACGCCGACTGCCAGGTGTGGCTGTACCGCGGCGCGTGGCAGGAGTGGGGGCCCCACCAGATCGAGATGGCCGTCCCCATCAGCCCCGCCGAGCTGCTCCGCAAGCGGGTGGCGATCTTCAAGCACGAGTCGCAGAAGGACAAAGCGCTCTTCCCCGGCCCCGACCCGCGCGAGTTCTGGCAACGGGCCGAAGACCGCAACCACGGCACCGCGATCCTGTACGACAAGCTGGGGCTGGCCGAGTACGAAGCGATCGAGGGGTTTGTGCGTTGGAAGGGAGAGTCGCTGTAG
- a CDS encoding FHA domain-containing protein: MYGELIPLGGGDPIPLIKKKLLIGRRESCDIVLRFANVSAHHCELSIDSGYWYIRDLQSRNGVKINDVRVQERRLDSGDSLSVAKHHYRIEYSPADLGAVGPPPSDNLAQEVMRKSLLERAGLENTRRQTEPMTSKRYDPNNMKAGQIDLPDKPV; the protein is encoded by the coding sequence ATGTATGGCGAGCTGATTCCGCTAGGCGGCGGCGACCCCATCCCGCTTATCAAGAAGAAACTGCTGATCGGTCGCCGCGAGAGCTGCGATATCGTGCTGCGCTTCGCCAACGTGTCGGCCCACCACTGCGAGCTGTCCATCGACAGCGGCTACTGGTACATCCGCGACCTGCAGAGCCGCAACGGCGTGAAGATCAACGACGTGCGGGTGCAGGAGCGGCGCCTCGACTCGGGGGACTCCCTATCGGTCGCCAAGCACCACTACCGCATCGAGTACTCGCCCGCCGACCTGGGCGCGGTCGGCCCGCCGCCGTCGGACAACCTGGCGCAAGAGGTCATGCGCAAGAGCCTGCTGGAACGCGCCGGGCTCGAGAACACCCGGCGACAGACAGAGCCGATGACCTCCAAGCGGTACGACCCGAACAACATGAAGGCCGGCCAGATCGACCTGCCCGACAAGCCGGTCTAG
- the rsgA gene encoding ribosome small subunit-dependent GTPase A, whose translation MAKKKPKVRAEFRKNHDTRARQNDLTQRFDPDAADDSDRGERVTGKGRLTRRRTVAGAEVTQDDSGSLVLPEVDRTVCRMGRVLRVQGLVSIVQMEDGRLLACATRQLLKQLSTELRHVVAAGDRVWVRPEGQREGVIERVEPRTGVLSRSSRGRQHLIVVNVDQVLIVASAAEPRIKPNLIDRYLLTCEKMRIRPIVCINKIDLVDPVSVMPLAGVYSQLGYDVLCLSARSGQGLDALRRLTAGKATALSGQSGVGKSSLLNALDPGLALRIQTVSAESQKGRHTTTTAELIPLADGGWVVDTPGIRQFQLWDTIPKELDGYFRELRPYVSQCRYPDCTHTHEDECAVKNAVADNHIDPRRYESFLQMQAGDDF comes from the coding sequence GTGGCTAAGAAAAAACCAAAAGTACGCGCCGAGTTCCGCAAGAACCACGACACCCGCGCGCGGCAGAACGACCTCACCCAGCGGTTCGACCCCGATGCGGCCGACGACTCGGACCGCGGCGAACGCGTCACCGGCAAGGGCCGGCTCACCCGCCGGCGGACCGTCGCGGGCGCCGAGGTGACCCAGGACGATTCCGGCTCGTTGGTGCTCCCCGAGGTCGACCGCACCGTCTGCCGGATGGGCCGCGTGCTGCGCGTGCAGGGGCTGGTCAGCATCGTCCAGATGGAAGACGGCCGGCTGCTGGCCTGCGCCACACGGCAGCTCCTCAAGCAGCTATCGACCGAGCTGCGGCACGTGGTGGCCGCCGGCGACCGCGTGTGGGTCCGCCCCGAGGGGCAGCGCGAGGGAGTGATCGAGCGCGTCGAGCCCCGCACCGGCGTACTGAGCCGCAGCAGCCGCGGCCGGCAGCACCTGATCGTGGTGAACGTTGACCAGGTGCTGATCGTCGCCAGCGCGGCCGAACCGCGGATCAAGCCTAACCTGATCGACCGCTACCTGCTGACCTGCGAGAAGATGAGAATCCGGCCGATCGTGTGCATCAACAAGATCGACCTGGTCGACCCCGTGTCGGTGATGCCGCTGGCAGGGGTCTACTCGCAGTTGGGCTACGACGTGCTATGCCTCTCGGCCCGCAGCGGTCAGGGGCTGGACGCGCTACGCCGGCTCACGGCGGGGAAGGCGACGGCCCTTTCGGGCCAGAGCGGGGTGGGGAAGTCGTCGCTGCTCAACGCGCTCGACCCGGGGCTAGCGCTGCGGATCCAAACGGTAAGCGCCGAGTCTCAGAAGGGCCGCCACACCACCACCACCGCCGAGCTGATCCCGCTGGCCGACGGCGGCTGGGTGGTCGACACCCCGGGGATCCGCCAGTTCCAGCTCTGGGACACCATCCCGAAGGAACTCGACGGCTACTTCCGCGAGCTGCGCCCGTACGTCAGCCAGTGCCGCTACCCCGACTGCACCCACACGCACGAAGACGAGTGCGCGGTGAAGAACGCGGTGGCAGATAACCACATCGACCCACGCCGCTACGAGAGCTTCCTGCAGATGCAAGCCGGCGACGACTTCTAG
- a CDS encoding zeta toxin family protein: protein MNDAPRITVVGGPNGAGKTTFVRAYLEEYPEPYLSADAIAAELRPEAVEEVAVAAGRLFVERLAELIGLRSSFIVESTLSGKSLAANLKAARKVGYRVSMVMVYVDSADASLQRVKERHRKGGHNVPEEDVRRRFSRTLKNFWNLYRPLADEWKLYRNALNSPQLVASGEQDKLTPVNDAELARYFTLAEVVEHE from the coding sequence ATGAACGACGCCCCGCGGATCACCGTGGTAGGCGGCCCCAACGGGGCCGGCAAGACTACCTTTGTACGCGCCTACCTGGAGGAGTACCCGGAGCCCTACCTGAGCGCGGACGCGATCGCGGCGGAGCTGCGCCCCGAGGCGGTGGAGGAGGTAGCCGTGGCGGCGGGGAGGCTGTTTGTGGAGCGGCTGGCCGAGCTGATTGGCCTGCGGTCCAGCTTCATCGTAGAATCTACACTGTCGGGCAAGTCGCTTGCGGCAAACCTGAAAGCCGCACGTAAGGTTGGCTACCGCGTTTCGATGGTGATGGTGTACGTTGACTCAGCCGACGCCTCGCTACAGCGGGTGAAGGAGCGTCACCGAAAGGGTGGACACAATGTGCCCGAGGAAGACGTGCGGAGACGCTTTTCGCGGACGCTAAAGAACTTTTGGAACCTTTACCGTCCGCTAGCGGATGAGTGGAAACTGTATCGCAACGCTCTGAATAGTCCCCAACTTGTCGCTTCCGGTGAGCAAGACAAACTTACTCCAGTGAACGACGCGGAGTTGGCCCGCTACTTTACGCTTGCGGAGGTAGTTGAACATGAGTGA
- a CDS encoding M42 family metallopeptidase translates to MEPAAKKFFQQILETPSPSGYEEPVQGLVRKYAEGFADEVRTDLHGNVVVSCNPKAPLRVMFAGHCDQIGLLVTHISDEGYIYTGTIGGWDPQQLIGQRMTIYTVGGPIPGVIARKPIHLLDEEERKQVVKAKDLWLDIGAKDKKEAESMVRIGDPVTLKLGYQEMRNNLANSPGMDDKTGLWVCLEAARRAQAKGGLKVAVHAVSTVQEEVGLRGAQTAAYGVDPHVGIAVDVTFSTDCPTIDKKQEGDIKLGGGPVVSRGPNMNPIVVARLRDSGEKAGIPIQWNAIGRGTGTDANALQLSRAGVAAGLVSVPNRYMHSAVEMCSLDDLDMCADLLAEFVLGLEADADFTPM, encoded by the coding sequence ATGGAACCGGCCGCCAAGAAGTTCTTTCAGCAGATCCTGGAGACCCCCAGCCCGTCGGGGTACGAAGAGCCCGTTCAGGGCTTGGTGCGGAAGTACGCCGAAGGCTTCGCGGACGAGGTCCGCACCGACCTGCACGGCAATGTGGTGGTTTCGTGCAACCCGAAAGCCCCGCTACGCGTGATGTTCGCGGGCCACTGCGACCAGATCGGGCTGCTGGTGACGCACATCAGCGACGAGGGCTACATCTACACCGGCACCATCGGCGGCTGGGACCCCCAGCAACTGATCGGCCAACGGATGACGATCTATACGGTCGGGGGTCCGATCCCCGGGGTGATCGCCCGCAAGCCGATCCACCTGCTCGACGAAGAAGAGCGCAAGCAGGTGGTCAAGGCCAAGGACCTGTGGCTCGACATCGGCGCCAAGGACAAGAAAGAAGCAGAGAGCATGGTGCGGATCGGCGACCCCGTCACGCTGAAGCTGGGCTACCAAGAGATGCGGAACAACCTAGCCAACTCGCCCGGCATGGACGACAAGACCGGCCTGTGGGTCTGCCTAGAAGCGGCCCGCCGCGCCCAGGCCAAGGGGGGGCTCAAGGTGGCCGTCCACGCGGTCTCAACGGTGCAGGAAGAGGTGGGCCTGCGCGGCGCCCAGACCGCCGCGTACGGGGTCGATCCGCACGTGGGCATCGCCGTTGACGTAACGTTCTCTACCGACTGCCCCACGATCGACAAGAAGCAGGAGGGCGACATCAAGCTCGGCGGCGGCCCCGTGGTGAGCCGCGGACCGAACATGAACCCCATTGTGGTGGCTCGGCTCCGCGACTCCGGCGAGAAGGCGGGCATCCCGATCCAGTGGAACGCCATCGGCCGCGGCACTGGCACCGACGCCAACGCGCTGCAGCTCTCGCGAGCGGGGGTCGCGGCGGGCCTGGTGAGCGTCCCCAACCGCTACATGCACAGCGCGGTAGAGATGTGCTCGCTGGACGACCTGGACATGTGCGCCGACCTGCTGGCGGAGTTCGTGCTGGGGCTGGAGGCGGACGCCGACTTCACTCCGATGTAG
- a CDS encoding VOC family protein, with the protein MPAPTDPSTDPRPLGPIPTGPINHAALNCRDVPRSVAFYRDLLGFREVPRPGFDFEGAWLYREGAGMTIHLIRDPNFNPPRDRIDTRKSHLAFSVPDAAYAARVLRAAGVEFIDRPLVDYGYQRVFCFDPDGNVLELGEWPPTSGD; encoded by the coding sequence ATGCCGGCGCCCACCGATCCCAGCACCGACCCCCGCCCCCTTGGCCCCATCCCCACCGGCCCCATCAACCACGCCGCGCTCAACTGCCGCGACGTGCCGCGGAGCGTCGCCTTCTACCGCGACCTGCTGGGCTTCCGCGAGGTCCCCCGCCCCGGGTTCGACTTCGAGGGCGCCTGGCTCTATCGCGAAGGGGCCGGGATGACGATCCACCTGATCCGCGACCCCAACTTCAACCCGCCCCGCGACCGGATCGACACCCGCAAGAGCCACCTGGCGTTCTCGGTCCCCGACGCCGCCTACGCGGCCCGGGTGCTGCGTGCGGCGGGGGTCGAGTTCATCGACAGGCCGCTGGTCGACTACGGCTACCAGCGGGTCTTCTGCTTCGACCCAGACGGCAACGTGCTGGAGCTGGGAGAATGGCCCCCCACGAGCGGGGACTAG
- a CDS encoding TatD family hydrolase, which yields MQLFDTHAHLDQDAFDSDRPQVLARAAQAGVTRIVAVGVTRASSEACLKLAQPRGGKPPEVYAAVGIHPNHTAEAAADDWDRVVELAGRDRAVALGETGLDRHWDFAPFELQQDYFQRHLALSRATGLPVVIHTRDCDTDMLAMLRDAYRHGPLRGVMHSFVGDGAMAEECIAMGLHISFAGMATYKKSDTIREVARAIPADRLMVETDSPYLSPEPVRKVRRNEPAHVLHTAGRLAEVRGVTLAQLATQTTANANRLFNIP from the coding sequence ATGCAGTTGTTCGACACCCACGCCCACCTCGACCAAGACGCCTTTGATTCCGACCGGCCCCAGGTGCTGGCCCGCGCGGCCCAGGCCGGCGTGACTCGGATCGTGGCCGTTGGAGTGACGCGTGCGTCGAGCGAGGCCTGCTTGAAACTCGCCCAGCCGCGTGGTGGAAAGCCCCCGGAGGTCTACGCGGCCGTCGGCATCCACCCGAACCATACGGCCGAGGCCGCGGCGGACGATTGGGACCGTGTCGTAGAGCTTGCCGGCCGGGACCGGGCAGTCGCCCTGGGCGAGACGGGGCTCGACCGCCACTGGGACTTTGCGCCGTTCGAGCTGCAGCAGGACTACTTCCAGCGGCATCTTGCGCTCTCACGCGCCACGGGGCTGCCGGTGGTGATCCACACGCGAGATTGCGATACAGACATGCTCGCGATGCTCCGCGACGCGTACCGCCACGGGCCGCTGCGCGGAGTAATGCACTCGTTTGTCGGCGACGGAGCGATGGCCGAAGAGTGCATTGCGATGGGGCTGCACATCAGCTTCGCGGGCATGGCGACGTACAAGAAGTCGGACACGATCCGTGAGGTCGCCCGCGCCATCCCGGCCGACCGCTTGATGGTAGAGACGGACTCTCCCTACCTGTCGCCCGAGCCGGTCCGCAAAGTCCGCCGGAACGAGCCGGCCCACGTGCTGCACACCGCCGGCCGGCTAGCGGAGGTGCGCGGCGTCACGCTCGCACAACTCGCGACCCAAACCACCGCAAACGCGAACCGGCTGTTCAATATCCCATGA